From one Streptomyces sp. ICC1 genomic stretch:
- the truB gene encoding tRNA pseudouridine(55) synthase TruB, which translates to MSTNAGKTPDGLVIVDKPSGFTSHDVVAKMRGIAKTRRVGHAGTLDPMATGVLVLGVEKATKLLGHLALTEKEYLGTIRLGQNTLTDDAEGEITSSTDAAGVTREAVDEGVAKLTGAIMQVPSKVSAIKIKGVRSYKRARDGEEFEIPARPVTVSSFQVYDMREAQAEDGTKVVDLIVSVVCSSGTYIRAIARDLGADLGVGGHLTALRRTRVGPYKIDRARTLDQLQEELTVMPIGDAAAAAFPRWDLDARRASLLANGVRIDMPEEYESGRAIAVYGPDGQLLGLVESKGGKAKSLAVFV; encoded by the coding sequence ATGAGCACCAACGCAGGGAAGACTCCGGACGGCCTGGTCATCGTCGACAAGCCGTCCGGCTTCACTTCGCACGACGTGGTCGCCAAGATGCGCGGGATCGCCAAGACCCGCCGCGTCGGCCACGCCGGCACGCTCGACCCGATGGCGACGGGCGTGCTGGTCCTGGGCGTCGAGAAGGCCACCAAGCTCCTCGGCCACCTCGCGCTCACGGAGAAGGAGTACCTCGGCACCATCCGGCTGGGCCAGAACACCCTGACGGACGACGCCGAGGGCGAGATCACCTCGTCGACCGACGCCGCCGGCGTCACCCGCGAGGCCGTGGACGAGGGCGTCGCCAAGCTGACCGGCGCGATCATGCAGGTCCCGTCCAAGGTCAGCGCCATCAAGATCAAGGGCGTGCGCTCCTACAAGCGCGCCCGCGACGGCGAGGAGTTCGAGATCCCGGCCCGACCGGTGACCGTCTCCTCGTTCCAGGTGTACGACATGCGCGAGGCGCAGGCCGAGGACGGCACCAAGGTCGTCGACCTCATCGTCTCCGTCGTCTGCTCCAGCGGTACGTACATCCGCGCGATCGCCCGCGACCTGGGCGCCGACCTCGGCGTCGGCGGCCACCTCACGGCACTGCGCCGCACCCGGGTGGGCCCCTACAAGATCGACCGGGCGCGCACCCTCGACCAGCTCCAGGAGGAGCTGACCGTCATGCCGATCGGTGACGCGGCCGCCGCCGCGTTCCCGCGCTGGGACCTGGACGCCCGGCGGGCGTCCCTGCTGGCGAACGGCGTGCGCATCGACATGCCGGAGGAGTACGAATCCGGCAGGGCGATCGCCGTCTACGGGCCGGACGGGCAGCTGCTCGGTCTCGTGGAGAGCAAGGGCGGCAAGGCGAAGTCGCTGGCGGTCTTCGTCTGA
- the rbfA gene encoding 30S ribosome-binding factor RbfA, whose protein sequence is MADNARAKKLADLIREVVAEKLQRGVKDPRLGTHVTITDTRVTGDLREATVFYTVYGDDEARVSAAAGLESAKGVLRSAVGRAAQTKFTPTLTFVADALPETAKSIEDLLEKARTSDAQVREVSSGAQYAGDADPYKKPDDEDADDSDEGATAE, encoded by the coding sequence GTGGCCGACAATGCGCGGGCGAAGAAGCTGGCGGACCTCATCCGGGAGGTGGTGGCCGAGAAGCTGCAGCGCGGTGTCAAGGACCCCCGCCTCGGTACGCACGTGACCATCACGGACACCAGGGTCACCGGCGACCTGCGGGAGGCCACGGTCTTCTACACGGTGTACGGCGACGACGAGGCACGGGTCAGTGCGGCAGCGGGCCTGGAGAGCGCCAAGGGCGTACTGCGCTCCGCGGTCGGCCGGGCGGCGCAGACCAAGTTCACGCCGACCCTGACGTTCGTGGCGGACGCCCTCCCGGAGACCGCCAAGAGCATCGAGGACCTCCTCGAGAAGGCGCGCACCTCCGACGCCCAGGTGCGCGAGGTGTCCTCCGGCGCCCAGTACGCCGGCGACGCCGACCCGTACAAGAAGCCGGACGACGAGGACGCCGACGACTCAGACGAGGGCGCAACCGCGGAATGA
- a CDS encoding DUF503 domain-containing protein: MYVGTLSFDLLLGDVHSLKEKRSVVRPIVAELQRKFSVSAAEVGDQDLHRRARIGVALVSGDTGFLSDVLDRCERLVAARPEVELLSVRRRLHGDED, encoded by the coding sequence ATGTACGTGGGGACTCTGTCCTTCGATCTGCTCCTCGGCGACGTTCACTCGCTGAAGGAGAAACGCTCCGTCGTCCGGCCCATCGTGGCCGAGCTCCAGCGCAAGTTCTCTGTGAGCGCGGCCGAAGTGGGCGACCAGGACCTGCACCGCAGGGCCCGTATAGGGGTCGCTCTGGTGAGTGGGGACACGGGGTTCCTCTCGGATGTACTGGACCGCTGCGAGCGGCTGGTCGCGGCACGTCCGGAAGTGGAGCTGCTGTCGGTACGACGGCGCCTCCACGGTGATGAAGACTGA